A part of Polynucleobacter sp. MG-Unter2-18 genomic DNA contains:
- a CDS encoding type II toxin-antitoxin system RelE/ParE family toxin, protein MTIWTVHALNNTVDDELEALPVDIRSKFVRVSGLLEQFGPQNVGMPHIRSLGDKFWEIRVSGRGGIARGIYLYAKGKKIIVLHVFIKKTQKTPLAALEMATRRAKQAKLI, encoded by the coding sequence ATGACCATATGGACTGTACATGCCCTTAATAACACCGTTGACGATGAGCTAGAGGCCCTGCCAGTAGATATTAGAAGTAAGTTTGTGAGAGTCTCTGGTTTACTGGAGCAGTTTGGCCCCCAAAATGTTGGAATGCCTCACATCAGGTCTTTGGGTGATAAATTCTGGGAAATACGAGTCTCTGGACGGGGCGGAATTGCAAGAGGAATTTATCTCTATGCAAAAGGAAAAAAAATAATCGTTTTACATGTGTTTATTAAGAAGACTCAGAAAACTCCACTAGCAGCTTTGGAGATGGCGACAAGAAGAGCTAAACAGGCAAAGCTAATATGA
- a CDS encoding extracellular solute-binding protein yields MTNSLIRKFLGNSGLVLSAILALPLQAQEAKELNLYSARHYQTDEALYSDFTKKTGIKINRIEADDNALAERLKSEGSNSPADVILMVDAARLWRAQIDGFFKPIQSKYLEGRIPANLRSQSEPEGSTWFGFSTRARLVVYNKAKVNPQDVDTYEKLAETINKGKVCTRSGAHPYMLSLIGAMIERRGETATEEWAKGMVANMARPPRGGDTDQIKAVASGECGVALTNSYYLVRLLRSTKPEDQVIVSKIGFIWPNQQTTGTHINIAGGGVARSAPHPQAAKQFLEYLASDSAQEYFANGNNEWPVVKSVKIENEGLKMLGPFKAENISIAAIGKNQIAAQRLLDRVGYK; encoded by the coding sequence ATGACAAACTCACTAATAAGAAAATTCCTAGGCAACTCTGGATTGGTGTTGAGCGCTATTCTGGCTTTACCCTTGCAGGCTCAAGAAGCGAAAGAACTTAATCTCTACTCAGCCCGTCACTATCAAACTGATGAGGCGCTCTACAGTGACTTTACAAAAAAGACAGGAATCAAGATCAACCGTATTGAGGCTGATGACAATGCTTTGGCGGAGAGATTAAAAAGTGAAGGCAGCAATAGCCCAGCAGATGTGATTTTGATGGTCGATGCAGCTCGATTGTGGCGCGCTCAAATTGATGGCTTCTTTAAGCCGATTCAGTCAAAATATTTAGAAGGTCGTATCCCCGCAAACTTGCGTTCTCAGTCCGAGCCAGAGGGGTCAACTTGGTTTGGCTTTTCAACCAGAGCGCGTCTTGTGGTCTACAACAAAGCAAAAGTAAATCCACAAGACGTTGATACTTATGAGAAGTTAGCTGAGACCATCAATAAGGGCAAGGTGTGCACACGCTCAGGTGCCCATCCCTACATGTTGTCATTAATCGGCGCCATGATTGAACGTCGTGGCGAGACTGCTACTGAGGAGTGGGCCAAGGGTATGGTAGCTAATATGGCTCGCCCTCCGAGAGGTGGCGATACCGATCAAATCAAGGCGGTAGCTTCAGGTGAATGCGGTGTGGCTTTAACAAATTCTTATTACTTGGTCAGGCTTTTACGCTCAACAAAGCCAGAAGACCAAGTCATTGTTTCTAAGATTGGATTTATCTGGCCAAATCAGCAGACGACTGGCACGCACATCAATATTGCTGGGGGTGGGGTTGCGAGGAGTGCGCCACATCCACAGGCTGCAAAACAATTTCTTGAATACTTGGCAAGTGATTCTGCGCAAGAGTATTTTGCCAATGGCAATAATGAGTGGCCCGTAGTCAAGTCAGTCAAAATTGAAAATGAAGGCCTGAAAATGTTAGGTCCATTCAAAGCGGAAAATATATCTATTGCGGCGATTGGTAAGAATCAAATTGCCGCCCAAAGATTGTTAGACAGAGTGGGTTATAAATAA
- a CDS encoding LLM class flavin-dependent oxidoreductase, whose product MANCVPYSILDISPIPEGFTAADALRNSLDIAQHAEALGYTRYWVAEHHNMTGNASSATAVLIAYIAGGTKTIRVGSGGVMLPNHAPLVIAEQFGTLASIYPGRIELGLGRAPGTDQMTARALRRDLLGSDDRFPQDVRELQHYFGPIEEGQIVRAIPGADTEVPIWILGSSLYGAQLAAHFGLPYAFASHFAPEQLLDAMSTYRELFKPSDKLAKPYCAFLMNVVAADTDEEAAHLFTTLQQNVIRMRRNTRGQLPSPIEDIDDFCEPHEKITAAHALRCSAVGSLQTVRKEMQYWLDQTGANEIIITGQIYDHQARLKSFEIAAEAAKGLRFSSLV is encoded by the coding sequence ATGGCAAATTGCGTCCCGTACTCCATTCTAGATATATCTCCGATCCCAGAGGGATTTACTGCTGCAGATGCCTTACGGAACTCTTTAGATATTGCTCAGCATGCGGAGGCTTTAGGCTATACCCGCTATTGGGTAGCAGAGCACCACAACATGACAGGTAATGCTAGCTCTGCTACTGCTGTTTTGATTGCTTATATTGCTGGTGGTACAAAAACCATTCGCGTTGGGTCGGGTGGCGTGATGTTGCCAAATCATGCCCCGCTAGTCATTGCAGAACAATTTGGTACTTTGGCATCTATCTACCCCGGTAGGATTGAGTTGGGTCTGGGGCGTGCGCCAGGTACAGATCAAATGACAGCTAGAGCCTTACGTCGAGATTTGCTCGGAAGTGATGATCGCTTTCCGCAGGATGTACGGGAGTTACAGCATTACTTTGGCCCCATCGAGGAGGGTCAAATTGTGAGAGCTATTCCGGGTGCAGATACCGAGGTACCGATTTGGATATTAGGATCTAGCTTGTATGGCGCACAATTAGCGGCTCACTTCGGCCTACCTTACGCATTTGCATCTCACTTTGCACCGGAGCAATTATTGGATGCTATGTCAACCTATCGCGAATTGTTTAAGCCATCGGATAAGTTAGCCAAACCCTATTGTGCATTTTTAATGAATGTAGTCGCTGCTGATACCGATGAAGAGGCTGCACACCTTTTTACTACTTTGCAGCAAAACGTCATTCGTATGCGCCGAAATACCCGCGGGCAGTTACCTTCCCCAATAGAAGATATAGATGACTTCTGTGAGCCACATGAAAAAATAACTGCTGCTCATGCTTTGCGCTGTTCTGCTGTCGGATCTTTACAGACTGTAAGAAAAGAGATGCAATATTGGCTTGATCAGACCGGTGCTAATGAAATCATCATCACGGGTCAAATTTATGACCATCAAGCCCGCCTCAAGTCCTTTGAAATTGCTGCTGAGGCAGCCAAAGGATTGCGTTTTAGTTCTTTAGTCTAA
- a CDS encoding phage holin family protein has protein sequence MGNLVPFLVQWGLTSLSLWVASYLFSGLRFADGGSLLIAALLLGFANAVVKPLLILFTLPLTVLTMGLFLLVVNALVLMLVSAVVSGFTISGFWTAFFASIFISLFSLFISGMLF, from the coding sequence ATGGGTAACTTAGTGCCATTTTTAGTCCAGTGGGGCTTAACCTCTCTATCCCTTTGGGTTGCCAGCTATCTTTTTAGCGGCTTACGCTTTGCAGATGGTGGCTCACTCTTAATTGCTGCCCTACTGCTGGGATTTGCTAATGCAGTAGTAAAGCCCCTGTTAATTCTCTTCACGCTCCCACTAACTGTCCTCACGATGGGACTGTTTCTGCTAGTAGTGAATGCCTTGGTACTAATGCTGGTGTCTGCAGTGGTGAGTGGCTTTACGATTTCTGGCTTTTGGACCGCATTCTTTGCCAGCATCTTTATTTCTTTATTCAGCCTCTTTATCAGCGGAATGCTGTTTTAA
- a CDS encoding AsmA family protein, with amino-acid sequence MSKLVKITISTLGTVIILIAIGIWYAASTVDPVQLTRLLSSSVKTAAGRDLKITGPVSLSFFPSISVAAEGLSLSNASWAPDSDMLTLRRIDVSIKTLPLLSKRIEVDSVKLSGLELFLQKNGTGKANWDFSTDAPKEPSDTKNNAETSSVSDDLISMDNVSITDARIQYQDPSNTISSYQIQRLSLADSSDKTVVSLAMKFQEQVLELSGKTGSLSRLLKKWNVSSAQFPIDLNLTMNGKSMMIKGEVSKNPKTPPTMDLTLNSKAFDWPVFGVSPNHSPQAVSAAKSAPVVHQTQKPQPKYLFSNENIPFDVLPLVKGKVAINIGEFNLPKRKSIEHLEATLQLNGSVIDVPNLRFQMDKGSADLQIKLSGLDTANPVLRAIGMTKDFTLESLLARLDPGSKVSGGGMKMAFDVKTSGSSLHQMASNSNGKIQLSISQARMGTNFLNDAGDFVVTLLDSMNPLRKKTNETILECAVAYLPINNGQINIAKSVGAETDRLDVALAGSINLKTEVINLTIDPQEKSGLTTGLDLSGMVKMGGTLANPKAGINQAGVVNSAVSIGLGFLTGGASILAENARSMTSKSRPCRDALHPWSDIYPGAE; translated from the coding sequence ATGAGTAAATTAGTCAAAATCACTATTAGCACCCTTGGCACCGTAATCATCCTGATTGCAATAGGTATATGGTATGCAGCCTCAACAGTAGATCCAGTACAACTGACCAGATTGCTCTCTTCCTCTGTGAAGACTGCTGCCGGCAGAGATCTAAAAATCACTGGGCCAGTAAGTCTCAGTTTCTTTCCGAGCATTTCCGTTGCCGCAGAGGGCTTGAGTCTGAGTAATGCATCTTGGGCACCTGATTCTGACATGCTGACGCTCAGGCGCATTGATGTAAGCATTAAAACTCTGCCGCTTCTGAGTAAGCGGATTGAGGTTGACAGTGTGAAGCTTTCTGGCCTGGAGCTATTTCTTCAAAAAAATGGGACTGGTAAAGCTAATTGGGATTTCAGTACTGACGCCCCCAAGGAACCTTCCGATACTAAAAATAATGCAGAAACATCATCTGTTAGCGATGATTTAATTTCTATGGACAATGTTTCGATTACGGATGCCCGTATTCAATATCAAGATCCTTCAAACACCATTTCAAGCTACCAAATTCAGCGCTTATCGTTGGCAGACAGTAGCGATAAAACAGTCGTATCCCTTGCGATGAAGTTTCAAGAGCAAGTTCTCGAGCTCAGCGGAAAAACGGGCTCACTTTCTAGATTACTCAAAAAGTGGAATGTCTCATCTGCACAATTCCCAATTGACTTGAACCTCACTATGAATGGTAAGTCTATGATGATTAAAGGCGAGGTAAGTAAGAATCCCAAGACCCCGCCCACAATGGATTTGACACTGAACTCAAAAGCATTTGACTGGCCCGTTTTCGGGGTGTCGCCCAATCATTCTCCGCAGGCAGTAAGTGCCGCTAAGTCAGCGCCAGTCGTACATCAAACTCAAAAGCCGCAGCCTAAGTACTTATTTAGTAATGAGAACATTCCCTTTGATGTGCTGCCCTTAGTCAAAGGGAAAGTCGCAATCAATATTGGTGAATTCAATTTGCCAAAACGTAAATCTATTGAACATCTTGAAGCTACCTTGCAATTGAATGGCAGTGTGATTGATGTTCCAAACCTCAGGTTTCAGATGGATAAGGGTAGCGCTGACTTACAGATCAAACTCTCTGGGCTGGATACGGCAAACCCGGTATTGAGGGCCATAGGGATGACAAAGGATTTCACACTAGAAAGCTTGCTAGCTAGGCTTGACCCGGGATCCAAGGTGAGCGGGGGTGGCATGAAGATGGCGTTTGATGTGAAAACCTCTGGAAGTAGCTTGCATCAAATGGCATCAAATTCAAATGGCAAGATTCAGTTGAGTATTAGCCAGGCACGTATGGGTACGAATTTTTTAAATGATGCTGGTGATTTCGTAGTGACGCTTTTGGATTCGATGAACCCGCTACGTAAAAAAACGAACGAGACAATTTTGGAGTGTGCTGTTGCCTATTTGCCAATTAACAACGGCCAGATCAATATAGCTAAGTCAGTTGGGGCTGAAACAGATAGGTTAGACGTGGCTTTAGCTGGCTCTATCAATCTGAAGACGGAGGTAATTAATCTCACCATTGATCCACAAGAGAAATCAGGTCTCACCACGGGCTTAGATTTAAGTGGTATGGTAAAAATGGGTGGGACATTGGCCAATCCAAAGGCAGGTATTAATCAAGCCGGGGTAGTCAATAGCGCCGTTTCTATTGGGCTTGGATTTTTGACGGGCGGCGCAAGCATTTTGGCTGAGAATGCCAGATCAATGACTTCAAAGAGTCGCCCATGCCGCGATGCGCTCCACCCGTGGTCTGACATCTATCCTGGGGCAGAGTAA
- a CDS encoding SlyX family protein: MSDDRITNLEIKLSFTEDLIDQLNEAIYKQQQQIEFLYRELKSIKEQASSGDGVGNNNPKDEIPPHY, translated from the coding sequence ATGAGCGATGATCGCATCACCAATCTTGAAATTAAACTCAGCTTTACTGAAGATTTGATTGATCAACTCAATGAAGCAATCTACAAGCAGCAGCAACAAATTGAATTTCTGTATCGTGAACTTAAATCCATCAAGGAGCAAGCTAGCAGCGGGGATGGTGTAGGTAACAACAATCCAAAAGATGAAATCCCTCCGCATTATTAA
- a CDS encoding helix-turn-helix domain-containing protein, with protein sequence MTKISNLHKKWIKNPDYKEAYDESRMEFEIAQEVIEARMKSGLSQEELAALMSTSQSAIARLESGVSLPSLRTLTKLAAATNTHIEIHFKPIKNSKQKLAA encoded by the coding sequence ATGACTAAGATATCCAATTTACATAAAAAGTGGATTAAAAATCCAGACTACAAAGAAGCTTACGACGAGTCACGTATGGAGTTTGAAATTGCGCAAGAAGTTATCGAGGCGCGCATGAAAAGTGGACTATCCCAAGAGGAGCTAGCCGCACTAATGAGCACCTCCCAATCTGCAATTGCAAGACTTGAGAGTGGGGTCAGTCTCCCCTCCCTGAGGACTTTGACGAAATTGGCGGCAGCCACAAATACCCATATTGAAATCCACTTCAAGCCAATTAAAAATTCAAAGCAAAAATTAGCCGCTTAG